The Stutzerimonas stutzeri DNA window GATTCTTCGACAGGTCTTCACGCAGACGCTCAAGACGGGCGCTTTCGTCTGCCGAAAGCGCCGCCAGCGCTTCGATCTTCTTTGCGTCTGTGTTGGCATTCAGCGCGGCAAGCGCCTTCCCCACGGCCGTGGTGGCCTTCCAGGTCGGCGCCGCAAAGATCGGATTGCGGGCCTTCTCAAGCTGCTTCTGCTCAGCTGCGAGGGCGTCCTTCACCGCCTGGCAGGCTGCAGCAAGCTCATCCGGTACGTCCAGGCCAAAGGGCCGGAATGCAACTTCGTTCTTCTCGCGGATATGCACTGAGGCGCAGTCGCTATCGAACACGCTCACCGCTGACAGCGTTGCATGCGGATTTGCGCCGTTCTGCCACTGTTCGACCGGCTGCGGCACACCGCCGACCCCGTACGCGATGTTCGCGCCGACGCGCTTAGGGGGCTGATCGGCATACACATTGGGTTCAATCTTTCCGGCATGCCTTGCACGACATGCGCGCTTCAGGATTCTTGCGTAGCCGGACTTGCCCGCACCGTTGTCGCCGTAGATGATCGTGATTCCATTCGGCTCGAAGCCGAGGGTTTGACCGGCGGCAAGGTTGTTCACGCCGGTCACGTCGGCGATCGACAGAAGCGATACCGCCGCGGTCTGACCGGGGTTGGCCGGAAGGTGGGCCTTCTCCAGCGGTACCGCTTTCAGCGCGCCTACGGGGGCACCTTTGCCCTGTTTGCAAAGGTCCACGAGTTCGCCGATATCGGCGTCCGTCAGACGGCCGTTTGCGATGATGCGGCGCAGGGCGTCACGCTGCCAGAGTGGACGATCCTTTGACCAGTCCAGAATCGTTTCCAGGACGGTCTTCTGCTGTGCGGCGGGCTTCTGCATTTCTTGTTCCTCTTCCCTGCCGATTCATCATGCCCATGAAGCGGCGATTTCCCGCCGCCTGGGTGCCTTGCCGGAATCGCTCTTGCTCACCGTAATCGATCGATGGCAACTCAATTAGCCTTGACCTCAAAGCGCAGGTAATCCGCGAGCTGTTTCGACTCGCTGACTTCGTCATGGGGCACCAGCAGGTACTTCCAGGGCTTGGTGCCTACGTTCGCCGCATGATCGGATGCGTGCTTGCACCACCGCAGGGCGGCAGCGGCCTTGGCCTGAACCTCCTGGGTGTTGATGTCGGCGCGTGCCTTGGTCTCCACCATGAAGATGGTCGCGTCCGTCTCGGCCACGAAGTCGGGGATGTACTCCGGCTGCTCGGTGCCGAGCTTGTAGTAGATCTGGAACTGCCCCTTCGCGGGCTTGAACCACTTCAAGGCGTCGCGCTCCAGAATGATGGCGAAGCGCCGCTCGGTATCCGAGTCGAACTTCTGCAGCGGGTACAGACAACGCGCGAAGCCACCGAAGAGCATTTGCTTGATGCGACTGGTCTCGGTCACGGTCTCCCGGAAGTGGTGGGCCGTCTGGCCTGCCGTGGCGGTGTAGTTGCACGGCTTGAGTTCGGTGAAGCCGCGACTGACTTGCACCTCGTACTCGGTCGCCTCCTCCCAGAAGTGGGTCATCATCTGCGCGTGGATTTCCCGTGCGATCAGGCGGCGGTCACGATCGAGGACGCTGATGGCCTCGTCCTCGGACAGATAGCCGCGCAGGTGTTGCACCATCTGGCCCGCGAGGTCGTAGAGCAGATCGGCGTGGGTGAAGTAGTCGATGTCGTCGAAGTCCACCAGCGCGTGGACGATGTAGTCCTCCGGGCGCTGCTCCTTGAGCCCGACCTCGGCGGCCAAGGTGAACTGCTCGTTGGTGCGCAGCATCTGCCCGACGATCTCACGCTGGCCCGGCTGGAGATGGAGCTGGCTCACATCCAGCTTGAAGGCGTGGAAGCCGGTCGTGACCTCGCCAGTCGGCACCACTGCGATGCGCGGGATGTCGATGGTCTGCTGCACCACGATCTCGGTGGTCTTCGCCACCACGGCGGACAAGTCAAGTGCGGGAACTGATTCATCCACGCCCGCCAGCAATTCGCCTTGCAACGGCTTCAACCGCTCCGCCACCTCCGCGAGGATTTCCTTCTGCACTTCGGGTTTCAGCAGCGCGCTGCTGGTGGGCACCAGATCGCGCCTGACCTCGTACTTGCCGATCACGTCCATGACCACGCGCGCAGCCTGCTTCTCTGCCTCCGTGGTGAACACCGGTTTGGGCACCGGGACTTCCGCTCCACTGTCAGTGGCTGAAGCCCCTGTGACCACGACCGGTGCTTCCGTCAAACCGAGACGCGCCGCTGCCCCGGACTCGACCTGCACGCTGACCTTCTTGTCGTCGGCGCTCGGCGCATCGAGGATGACCTGCTTCAGGCGGATGGGCGAGTCGCCGCGGTTGGCCTCGTCGATGATTTCCTGGAACTTGTCGTGCGCGACGATGTTCAAGCGATCCACGGACGCGACGCCCGTGCGCTTGCCGTAGGGCAGACGCAGGCCGCGCCCGATGGACTGTTCGATCAACGTGCGGGCATTGGCGGCGCGCAGCGGTACGATGGTATAGAGGTTGGTCACGTCCCAGCCTTCCTTGAGCATGTTGACGTGAATCACGATCTCGGTCGGCTCGTCCACGCTCTCCACGGCTAGCAGGCGCGTGATCATCTCCTCTTCCTCCGCGCCGGTACGGCTGGAATCGACCTGAATCACCTTGCCCTGGTAGCGCCCCTCGTAGAAGGCTTCCGACTCCAGAAGCGCCAAGAGCTGCCCCGCGTGCGTGGTATCGCGCGCGATGACGAGCATGAAGGGCTTGACCGGCTTGACGCCGTTCTCGCGGGCGTAGGTGAGCAGCTCGACCTTGGTGGTCTCGTGCAGGCGCACACCGTCTTCCAGTTTGGTCTTCTCGATCTCCTCGGGCGTGTGCGCCTTGGCGTCGAAGTTGCGCTGGGTGACCACGGCCGGCTCCTTGACGAAGCCGTCCTCCATTGCCCGCGCCAGCGGGTAGTCCATCACCACGTTTTTGAACGGCACCGGCCCTCGGCTCGACTCCACGAAGGGCGTCGCCGTCACTTCCAGTCCGAACAGCGGTTTCAGGTCATTGATGGCGCGCACGCCCGCGCTGGCGCGGTAGCGGTGCGATTCGTCCATCAGCAGCACAAGATCGGGCAGGTTCGCCAGGTGGTTGAAGTAGCTGTCGCCCAGCACCTCGCGCATTCGCTTGATGCGAGGCTCCTTGCCGCCGCGCACCTCGGAGTTGATCTTGGAGATATTGAAGATGTTGATGCGCACGTCGTGGGCAAAGCCCATGGACTGATCGTCCACTGCCGCGCCGGTCTGGTCGTAGTTGTCGCCCGTGATGATCAGCGGCGGTTGCTGCGCGAATTCGGCGATCCCCTTGAACACGTACTTAGGCGTATTGGGCGTGAAATCCGTGATCAGCTTGTTGTAGATGGTCAGGTTGGGCGCCAGCACAAAGAAGTTGTTGATGCCGTGCGCCAGATGCAGGTAGGCAATGAACGCGCCCATCAGGCGGGTCTTGCCCACGCCCGTGGCCAGCGCGAAGCACAGCGAGGGAAAGTCACGCTCGAAGTCCTCCAGCGTGGGGAACTCCGCCTTCAGCGTGGAAAGAATGGCTCCCACCTCCCGATCGTGGCTCAACAGCTCGGGCGCGGCCCCAATGGCGTGCGCCAGCCGCTTCAGCGACTCCTCCTGCGGCGGCCGCAGCGACAGGCGGCCGGTCACGGCGTGCAGAACGCGGCTGTTCATCATTCATCCTCCCCAAACAACGCGCCTTGGCTCGCATCCTCAGCCGACGCTTTTCTACTTTTTTTTCTGCTCGTTTCAGCCTGAGCCGAAGGCTCAACGGGATCAGGCTTGGCCATCGGCAGGTTCGCCACGTTCAGGCTGTAGTCGTCACGCCCCCATTCGCAACGGGCCAGCACCATCTTCGGAATCTTCTTCAGCGTCAGGTTCGGCCAGCGCTCCGCCGCCTTGGTCGCGGTAACGCCATGGAAAGCCGCGCAGCACACCAGCAGGCTGCGCTCCGGACCGACTTCATCGGCCAGAGCCTGCAACTGTTCTGCGGAGAGGTTCTGCGTGGTGACGTAAATGAAGTCTCGCTCGCTGGAATGGCCATGCTGCCACCAGTGCATTTCCGACGGCGCGTAGGTAAAGCCCTCCAG harbors:
- a CDS encoding DEAD/DEAH box helicase translates to MNSRVLHAVTGRLSLRPPQEESLKRLAHAIGAAPELLSHDREVGAILSTLKAEFPTLEDFERDFPSLCFALATGVGKTRLMGAFIAYLHLAHGINNFFVLAPNLTIYNKLITDFTPNTPKYVFKGIAEFAQQPPLIITGDNYDQTGAAVDDQSMGFAHDVRINIFNISKINSEVRGGKEPRIKRMREVLGDSYFNHLANLPDLVLLMDESHRYRASAGVRAINDLKPLFGLEVTATPFVESSRGPVPFKNVVMDYPLARAMEDGFVKEPAVVTQRNFDAKAHTPEEIEKTKLEDGVRLHETTKVELLTYARENGVKPVKPFMLVIARDTTHAGQLLALLESEAFYEGRYQGKVIQVDSSRTGAEEEEMITRLLAVESVDEPTEIVIHVNMLKEGWDVTNLYTIVPLRAANARTLIEQSIGRGLRLPYGKRTGVASVDRLNIVAHDKFQEIIDEANRGDSPIRLKQVILDAPSADDKKVSVQVESGAAARLGLTEAPVVVTGASATDSGAEVPVPKPVFTTEAEKQAARVVMDVIGKYEVRRDLVPTSSALLKPEVQKEILAEVAERLKPLQGELLAGVDESVPALDLSAVVAKTTEIVVQQTIDIPRIAVVPTGEVTTGFHAFKLDVSQLHLQPGQREIVGQMLRTNEQFTLAAEVGLKEQRPEDYIVHALVDFDDIDYFTHADLLYDLAGQMVQHLRGYLSEDEAISVLDRDRRLIAREIHAQMMTHFWEEATEYEVQVSRGFTELKPCNYTATAGQTAHHFRETVTETSRIKQMLFGGFARCLYPLQKFDSDTERRFAIILERDALKWFKPAKGQFQIYYKLGTEQPEYIPDFVAETDATIFMVETKARADINTQEVQAKAAAALRWCKHASDHAANVGTKPWKYLLVPHDEVSESKQLADYLRFEVKAN